CCGCGAGAGCCTCACTCCGCGTTTTGAAGGATCCCTGGGCAGGTAACCTGCCGTTCAATCCCTCAAGCACCCTGCGCACCTCTCCGTTGGCGCCAGCCAGATACAGTTGTTTACCGCTGTCTTTGGCATCTCCAGCGATAGTCTCCACCGCCAGCGCCGCGGACAAATCCAGAAAGGGTACCGCGGAAAAATCGAGAATCAGGATACTGGACTGGGAAGCGCGCTCGCGCACGTGGTGCCCAAGATCTGCCGCCGCGCCAAAACTTAGTGGACCACTGAATTCAAACAGTGCAATGCGATCGCGGTTGCGTAAGAGAATGGCCTTGTCCTCTTCACTGTCAAGCTGCTCACGCAGGTTACGCAGCTGCTCGATCTGCAGACGGGCCACCTGCTTCACGTATGCCAGCGCCGCCAGTACCACACCAACACCCACTGCGGTAATCAGGTCGACAAAAACTGTCATTCCCAGGACCAACACCATCAACAGCAGGTCCCAGCGAGGCCCCTGGTGCGCGCGTTTCAGGTACTTCCAATCGACGATATCGAGGCCGACCTTGACCAGGATACCGGCCAGTACTGCCTGCGGGATATTCTCTGCCAAAGGACCGAGTCCCAACGCCACCGCCAGCAATACCAGCGCGTGCACCATTCCGGAAATCCGGGTCTGACCACCAGAGCGGATATTGACCACGGTACGCATAGTGGCACCGGCACCGGCAATTCCGCCGATCAGCCCCGCCGCAGTATTGCCGATCCCCTGCCCTATCAGCTCTTTGTTGCTGTGATGGCGGGTTCGCGTCATATTGTCTGCCACGAGCGAGGTCAACAGACTGTCCAGCGAGCCGAGTACCGCGAGGATAATCGCCGCCTCCACCACCAGCATCATCTGATCGCCACCAAATACCGGCATCTGCAGTTCCGGCAATCCTGTGGGAATAGCACCGAGAATCGGCACATCCAGAGCGAAGTAAGCCAGTACCGTACCGATAATCAGCGCCGCCAGCGGGCTCGGCATATAGCGCCCCCACTTTGCCGGCCACAGATATACCAGTACGAGCGTCGCGATGCCCAGCATCAGGTTCGCAGGGTGGATGGCAGACAGAGCCTCCGGCACATTGCCAAGCGCGCCCAGCGTACCGCTAGGAGACGCATGCCCTAGAAGCGGGTTCAACTGCAAAATGATAATGATCACACCGATACCGGTCATAAAACCGGAAATAACCGGGTACGGGACCAACCGGATATAGTGCCCTATACCAAGCAGGCCAAAAGCCACTTGCAACAGGCCCGCGAGCATTACCGCAGTAAAAATCAGCGCCGCGTCACCGGACAGGCTGGCAAACAATCCTGCCAGCACAACCACCATCGGCCCCGTAGGGCCGGAAATCTGCGGTCCGGTACCACCGAACAGCGCTGCAAAAAAGCCCACCGCAATGGCACCGTACATTCCCGCCATCGGTCCGAGTCCCGAGGCCACACCCAGCGCCAGTGCCAGTGGCAGCGCCACAACACCCGCCGTGATACCGCCGGTGATGTCACCGCGCAGGTTACTTAGATCGAACTTCATTACCACTGAACCTCTTGTTACGTCGCCCACTTCCGTGCAATTGGAATGATTTGTCGAATTAGCCGCACACCTTGTCGGCCATGGAATCGGCGAGCTCTCCAAACATCGCTCGGTAACGCTCATCCATCGGCTTGAATTCCCGGGCTTGCTCGTCGAAACACAGCACCTCGCCACTGCCGATGTTGTACACCCAGCCATGCAGGGTGATACGACCATTGGCAAGACCGCTGGCTACAGAGGGATGTGTGCGCAAGTGCTGCATCTGCTGGATCACATTTTCACAGGTCACCTCATCCAGATGGTCTTTGCACAGTGCGCCGTGGCGATCCCGCACCACCTCGGTTGCCGACCGACAGTGCCCCAACCACTCTTTCACGTGAGGCAGACTCTCCAGCTTTTCCGGCTCAATAGCCCCCTTCATGGCACCGCAATCGGTGTGACCGCAAACCACAATGTGGGAGACCCCGAGACCGGCCACGGCGAACTCAATCGAAGCCGTCATGCCCCCGGTCTGACTGCTGTGTGGAGGGACCACGTTGCCCGCGTTGCGACAGATGAACAACTCACCAGGCTCGGTCTGGGTCACCAGGTTCGGATCAATACGGGAATCCGCACAGGTGATAAACAGAACCTCCGGACTCTGTCCCTCTGCCAGCTCGGAGAACCGGGCCTTTTTGGTGGGGAAAACTTCTTTCTGGAACTTGGCAACGCCGCTAATCAACTGCTCCATGGAGACTCCTTACGTTTGAATGACATGGAATTCATGTTGGAATCCATTATTTTTTGATAGTTCTATAAGTTAAAATACCAATCGCTGATAACACTTACTTATCAACCACCCGAGAATAGCCCGTGCCAAATTCGCTGCAGACCCCGAGTTTCAAGCAACTCGAATACTTTGTGACCATAGCGTCACTAACCAGTTATCGACGTGCAGCCGAGGAATTGGGTGTAAGCCAACCGGCACTCACCACGCAAATTCGAGCCTTGGAAAACACCCTTGGGCTATCACTGTTTGAGCGCTCGCGCGCCGGCACCCTGCTCACTCCGGAAGGCCGTGCACTACTGGAGCAAGCGCGCCGATTGATTCTTGGATTACGGGAATTCACTGCACACGCGAACGTGCTCGCCCACGGACATCAGAGCACTTACAAACTGGGTGTCCCGCCAACCCTCGGCCCCTATCTGTTACCGAATGTCTTGCCGGCCCTGCACAGCCGGTACCACCATCTCAAGCTCTACGTCCGCGAAGCCCCTCCGCGCCTGTTGCTACAGGGACTCTCAGAAGGCTCATACGATATTGCCATTGTTCCGCTACCGGTAAACCGAGATGACCTGGCGATAGAACCACTATTTACCGAGCCCCTGAAATTCGTGGTACCTGCGGATCATCGGCTCGCAGGTAAAACGCAAGTAACACCGTCGCAGCTGCGAGGAGAAAAGGTGTTGACGCTGGAAGATCAGCACCACTTCCACCACCAGGTCCAGGAAATCTGCGAACGCCTGGGTGCGCACCTACAGCGCGACTATGAAGGCACCAGTCTCGACACCCTGCGCCAGATGGTGGTGATGGGACTGGGTGTCGCTTTCCTACCGGGATTGTACGTACACTCAGAGATGCACAACCCGGAAGCACTGCACGTTAGTGAGCTCAAGTCCAAACCCATTCGCCGCCAACACGGACTGGTATGGCGGGCCAGCGCTCCTGCCCGCGGGTTTTACCGGGAACTGGCCGGACACCTGCGGGAAATTGTTTTTGATCGGCTGGGTGATGTGGTTACGGTAGAAAAGTGAGCGGGACGAATCCGTGACCGCGTAGGGATAAGGGATAACCCGAAAATAAAACCGGAGTAAGTCGAAATGGAACAACAACACAAAATTGATATAAAACAGGCGCTCCGCGTTTTTGACAGAATTACCCGCGAAGGCGAGAAACATGGCGATGAATGGCAATTCCAGGGACTCTTCGCCAGCACCGATCTCGACGGCTACACCGTGTTTATCCGCTCACCCAAGGTCGAGCTCACTATTTTCTTCCACAACAAATACACTGTGGATTATAGAAATGCGGTCGATCTACATGAGTTCGTCGAGCTGCTGGAGAAGCTCGACCGCGGCCAATCCCACTGGTGACCCGAAAGTTACAACTGGCCGGGTACACCGCTGTGGAAGCGGAATTCACCATCACCACTTTCCACCAGCACTCGCTCCACTTCAAGTAACTCCTGCACACGGGAAGTAATATCCTCACCTGCGGCATTTTGCGCGAGAGTGAGGTAATCGCGAAAGTGGCGTGCTTCTGACTTCAAAAGCGACAGGTAAAACTTTTGTAACTCGTCGTCCAGCTGCGGCGCGATCCGGGCAAACCGTTCGCATGATCGCGCTTCGATAATGGCGCCACAGATCAGTGTGTCCACCAGGCGTCCGGGCTCGGCGGCCCTCACCTCGCTGCGCAACCCCGCCGCATAGCGGGATGCACTGACATGCGGGTAGGTGATGCCGCGCTTTTTCATAATCGCCAGCACCTGCTCGAAATGCCGCAACTCTTCCCGCGCGAGACGCGACATCTTGTTCAGCAGGTCGAAGTTGTCGAGGTAGCGAAACATCAGGTTCAACGCTGTCCCGGCCGCCTTCTTCTCGCAGTTGGCATGATCCACCAACATCATTTCGGGCTCCGCTAACGCCGCGTCAACCCACGCATCCGGCGTAGGACAAAGGAGGAATTCATGGATGGCAGAGAGATCAGGTACTTCGTTGGACATGGATATCAAGTGCGTTCTGATTGAATTTGAATGAAAACGTAAAAATACAGGTTTTCCGAATACTGCGAGGGTACAAGCTTGGGGGCCGAACGCGGCGCAGTATACCGCCTTCCCCCTGTCACTGGATAACCATTGCGCAGAACTAGCACATAGTCGGGTTGTGGCAACCATTAAAAACACATTTGATAACGGCTTATTAAGTGGATAATTTTTACAAAACTTCCGGCGCCAGACGGGGAAATCCCACCAACCTCAGGCGTCCCGAAAACCAGCTAAACCAGCATGACTGGAGAGTCGCAAGTGTCCTCAGAAAAAAAGCCTTTAGCCGCACTGGCGCGTCAATTGCGGCCAACTCTCACGACCATGCACCAGCAGGCTCTGGAGCTTCGACAGGCACTGGATTCACTGCATCAGAGTAACCGACTGTGGCAAAGCCAACTGCTTCAGCCCGCCTTTGCCAGGGAAGCCGCGTTGCTGCTTAATCAATCCTTCGAGACCCCCTACCTTCTCGCCGGCAGCCTCTTCGCCCTGCTGGACTACGGAGAGGGATCAGCGCTCGGAGACGCTCGCCAGACTCTACAGATACCAGGGCTGCTGGCTGTGCGGGGCGCAACCATTCAACTCGCCCAACAGCTGAACCAGACCAAGGCCGCCTTCCAGCAACTGACCGCAGAGTTCAAATCCTGCCTGAAGGACCGCCCCCCCCTGGAACGTGACGCCCAGCTGCGCGACGCCCTGGCGGACGCGGGTTACCCCCGCGCACATCTGCGTCAGTGTTACCGCCAGATACTACTCTGCCCGGAAAGACCCGACGCACTGGCACTCAGCTGGATCAAGGCGCGTAAATCAATACGTCGGGTTTCCGTGGAATGGTGTGAAAAGAAATTGATACAACTGGACCCATTGGGCGAGGACACCGGCATCCAGTACCAGCGACAGCTACTCGCAGGGCTTCACCGGAATCAGCACGATTTACTGCGACAGGTTCAGGTTCAGAGCCGACCAAACTTGCAGGTAGCGGAAATTTTTCATGGGGAGAATACAGACACCTACCGCCAGGTAGGTTATTCGGCGATGCCTGTCCTGGTGCATGGCGGCGACTCGGGCCGGCTACCAGAATTTACCCGGGTCGAGCACGAACCACCGGAGAGCCGCAGACGCCAGCGCAGGGACCTCAGAATCTCGGCAGAGCCCTTTCTGCCCTCGTTACGAGTGCACCTGCACACGGGCAAATAACCAGGAGTCCATGTGCGTCCAACGAGTCCGCCGACGAAAGGTATCAGTTCATCTGTAGCCCGGGTGCCACAAATCGTTGGTAATAGGCCAGCGATAGCGAGAAAAAGTCCTCGTCTATGCGACGTTTTACCTCCACCAGCGACACCCCTCTCGCAGCCGGTGTAATGACCAGACCATAGTCGGCCAAGTCACCGATCTGACTTGCGCCAGCCCTCAACAGCTCGAATACCCAACAATAAGGGTTCTGATCTTCGTCAAAACGGATTTGCTGGTGACGTAATTGTGATAGTAGTAAATTCCGATTGACGATTTCCAGCTGACTACGCACGGCATTTGCAAGATAACCTTCACGGCGCTCGGCTATAATCCGGCGCTGATCTTCAGAATATGCATTCCAGTCGATGACCTCGTGAGCAAAGCGCTTGCAACCCCGACAGACATTATCGCCAATTCCCGTTGAGCAAACGCCAATGCAGGGAGTGCGCACCTTTTTATACATGGCCATGAAGCGGTAACACCTTATCCGACTTGTCGTAAATTCAGGTGGCCCCCTCTTTTTGGCCACCGCCGCACTCGGACACACCAGGAACTCAGTGAAATTTCTGTGCGAAATCAAGGCGCAGAGAATAGCATTTTTGATCAACACAATCCCGCCATTCATCAGACTGGCAGGAGGTCGAGACACACCGCAATGATGCAATTGATTCCCACTCAAGAAAAGTATCGAGCAGCGACCTTTATTTGTTTTGTGAATGACCACAATTTGCGTAAGTTATTGATTTTTCAACGAACTTAACAGTGTTAATCCTTTTATTGTAGAATTCGCCACCCGCCTCCAGCGGCCACCGATGTAAACCGGGATCCGGTCGAGAAGAAGATGCGCTTCCGGACTCCTGAAAAGCTGTTGGTTTTACCCCATACACAGAGAGGGAATTATCCGTGCTTGAAGCCTATCGCAATCACGTCGCCGAGCGCGCCGAACAAGGTATCCCACCCAAGCCCCTGAATGCCGAACAAGTTGCCGGCCTGGTGGAACTGCTGAAGAACCCGCCTGCGGGTGAAGAGCAAGAACTGCTCGACCTGATCACTAACCGCGTACCGCCGGGTGTAGACGAAGCGGCTTACGTAAAAGCCGGCTTCCTCACTGCCATCGTGAAAGGCGAAGCAGAATCCCCGCTGATCGACCGCAAACACGCCACCAAACTGCTGGGCATGATGCTCGGCGGCTACAACATTTCCACCCTGGTTGAACTGCTGGACGACAAAGACCTGGCCGAACTGGCCGGTGAGCAGCTGAAAGACACCCTGCTGATGTTCGACGCCTTCCACGATGTGGAAGAAAAAGCCAAAGCGGGTAACGAAGTCGCCAAAGGCGTTATCCAGTCCTGGGCTGACGGCGAGTGGTTCACCAAACGCAACAAAGTCGCCGAGAGCATCAAGGTTGCCGTATTCAAGGTAACCGGCGAAACCAACACCGACGACCTGTCCCCGGCTCCGGACGCCTGGTCCCGCCCGGACATCCCTCTGCACGCGCGCGCCATGTACAAAATGACCCGCGACGGCCTGACCCCGGAAGAACACGGCGTTACCGGTCCGATGCAGCAAATCGAAGAAATCCAGGCCAAAGGCGTGCCGGTTGCCTTCGTGGGTGACGTAGTCGGCACCGGCTCTTCCCGTAAGTCCGCCACCAACTCCGTACTGTGGTTCTTCGGCGACGACCTGCCGGGCGTACCAAACAAGAAAGGCGGCGGTATCTGTATCGGCGGTAAAGTAGCCCCGATCTTCTACAACACCATGGAAGACGCCGGCGCACTGGTATTCGAAGCCCCGGTTGACGAACTGAACATGGGCGACGTGATCGAGATCCGCCCGTACGAAGGCAAAATCCTGGCTGAAGACGGCAAAGTCCTGTCTGAGTTCGAACTGAAGTCCGACGTACTGCTGGACGAAGTTCAGGCCGGTGGGCGTATCAACCTGATCATCGGTCGCGGTCTGACCACCAAGGCCCGTGAATCCCTGGGCCTGCCAGTTTCCGACCTGTTCCGCAAGCCGGAGCAACCGGTCGATACCGGTAAAGGCTACACCCTGGCCCAGAAAATGGTTGGCAAGGCCTGTGGCGTTGAAGGTATCCGTCCGGGCACCTACTGCGAGCCCAAGATGACCACCGTTGGCTCCCAGGACACCACCGGCCCGATGACCCGTGACGAACTGAAAGACCTGGCGTGCCTGGGCTTCTCCGCGGATCTCACCATGCAGTCCTTCTGTCACACCGCGGCCTACCCGAAGCCGGTGGACATCGACACCCAGCACACCCTGCCCGACTTCATCATGAACCGCGGCGGTGTTTCCCTGCGTCCAGGTGACGGCATCATCCACAGCTGGCTGAACCGCATGCTGCTGCCGGACACCGTCGGTACCGGTGGTGACTCCCACACCCGCTTCCCGATGGGCATCTCCTTCCCTGCCGGTTCTGGCCTGGTTGCCTTCGCCGCTGCCACCGGCGTTATGCCGCTGGACATGCCGGAATCCGTACTGGTGCGCTTCAAGGGTGAACTGCAGCCGGGTATCACCCTGCGTGACCTGGTACATGCAATCCCCTACTACGCCATCCAGCAGGGTCTGCTGACCGTCGAGAAGAAAGGCAAGAAGAACATCTTCTCCGGCCGCATCCTCGAGATCGAAGGCCTGGATCACCTGACCGTAGAGCAGGCGTTCGAACTGTCTGACGCCTCTGCTGAGCGTTCTGCTGCCGGCTGTACCATCAAACTGCCGGAAGAAGCCATCGCCGAATACCTGCGCTCCAACATCACCCTGCTGCGCTGGATGATCGCCGAAGGTTACGGCTCCAAGCGCACCCTGGAGCGTCGTGCACGCGCCATGGAAGAGTGGCTGGCCAACCCGGAACTGATGAGTGCCGACGCCGATGCGGAGTACGCCGCAGTGATCGAAATCGACCTGGCGGAAGTACAAGAACCGATCGTTTGCGCACCGAACGACCCGGACGACGCCCGCCTGCTGTCCTCGGTTGCTGGCGACAAGGTAGACGAAGTATTCATCGGCTCCTGCATGACCAACATCGGCCACTTCCGTGCCGCGGGTAAACTGCTGCAGCAGCACAAAGGTGGCATCTCCACCCGTATGTGGATCTCTCCGCCCACCAAGATGGACGAGCACCAGTTGATGGAAGAAGGCTACTACAACATCTACGGCTCTGCCGGTGCGCGCACCGAGATGCCGGGATGCTCCCTGTGCATGGGTAACCAGGCACGTGTAGCCCCGAACAGCACCGTACTGTCCACCTCCACCCGTAACTTCCCGAACCGCCTGGGCGACGGTGCCAACGTGTACCTGACCTCTGCGGAACTGGCATCCGTGGGTGCGATCCTCGGTAAACTGCCGACTCCCGCGGAATACCAGGAATTCGCCAAGAATCTGGACGCCATGTCTGCGGAAATCTACCGCTACCTGAACTTCGACCAGATTGAGGAATTCCAGAAATCTGCCGAAGAAGGCAAGCGCATCGCCGCTACCGAGATTCAGGATGTTGCTGTTTAAGTAGCAACTGAATGCCCAAAGAAAAAGCCCCGCTCGTGAGAGCGGGGCTTTTTTATTTCAAGTGGTTTGAATTTGTGTATCGCAACTTAAGCGCGCTACACGAATCCCAACTCTATTGCTTCAGCGTCGTGAAAGCGTTGAACCGCGGGAGTCAAGTGAAGCCAGAATACGCTTCATTTCATCCGCCTCATCTATGGCTCTTTTGGCCTTGGCTGCTGCCATTGCCGCCTTCTCGGCTTCGATACCCGCTTTGATCGCACGTTCACGCGCGGCGCTACCGGTCCGACCGGTCGCGATTTTTTCTTTGACAGGCTTTACCGTACGCTTGGCTTTGGGGCTTGCAGTTACAGCACTAACAGGCGCAGCGCCGACGCCGGGACGGGGCTTCGGCTTGGGTTTGCTCAGAGACGCTTTGGTCGCACCGGGTAACACCGTGGTGATTCCCGCAAGACTTTTCGCGTTATAGGTGTCCAGCGCTTCCTCCACCTGCTCCTGTAGCTCCTGGCGATCCTCGGCTACGGCAAACAGGCTTACAGAATAACAATCCGGGCCGAAAACCTTCAGCTCCCGATAAAATGGATGATCAATCCCCAGCGGCAGAGCGTCCTGAAACTGTTTAAAGCGGGCTTCCGGCGATACGCCTTCACGGGCGGTGCCCACCCAAACATCATCGGTCACTTCATTGGTAAGGGTAAATACGATCATAGAACCTCAGTCAACGTCATAGAGATCAAAAGTGAGTTGCCAGTCCACATTTATCTGAATGGCCAAAAGGCCGGGCATTCTAATGATTTAAAAATAAATGTGCAGACTTGACTTGAAGAGCACGGCCAATAGATCTCCACCCCCAAATAAATCACTGAAAAACCGGTGTTCCCCGGTATTTTTTAGCCCAGCATGGCAACTCCTCTGAGAAATTTTGCGGATTTTCTGCCCACCTCGTGATCACGGGAAACACATCGATCAGCTTGCCGACATCTTTAGATGACAACGCATTTTGAATAACAATAATTACTACTCGTTGATGTAGCCCAGCGCACGCAGATGTCATAATTCCCACGCACACACAACCGGCTGGGAAACGATGCCTTGCAATCGCAATACTTCGGAAAGGATTGGTAGCGATAACCCCAAACTAGTTCTCTACCTGCCCCACAAGCCCCAGGCTTATGCGCAGCTACAGAAAGACGCTGACGCAGGGGTTCTCCTTGAGCAAAACTCCAATCACTGGCGGAAAATCGTCACATTGCTGGCGAAGATCGCTAGCCCAGTCGAAACGGACTGGCGCCACTTCAGAGATACAGCGCTATTTGCCGAGACGGCCATCTGCTTCACGCCAGAGCTCATTGGGGGAACCTCATGGCACTGGATTGGGGGCAAGGACAATTTGCATCGATTCGAGCACCTGGTTCACCGGGCACGCCCTTTCGCTGATTGCGACACCGTCCTGATTGACCCGGAAACCTGCCTGCTGATCACACCCTACCCCGACTATCGCCAGCTGACGAACGCGATGGTCGGCGCTATTCGCTCGGAGCTGAGCCGTCTGAGCTTCTACCGCACCTGAGCCGGCCATGACTTGTGCGCCTGGGGTTCTAGTTGTCGGTTCTAATTGTCTATGGCTGGCACCAGAAGTACCGCCTCCCGAATACCCTGATATTCCCCCTTGCCACTACATGCATATACATGTTAAAAATCTCCGCATGAGCAATTCAATCCAAACAGAGACAACCGGCAAGCTTGGGAATGCAGTGACCAAACCTGTCGTAGAGCCATGCCTGGCCCTGAGCCTGCGTAAAGCCAATCGGGTCCTGACCCAGATCTACGACCAGGACATGGCCGCCAATGGCATCAAGATCACCCAATTTGCGATTCTGCGTGCTGTTTACTATTTGGGAGAAACCACTAACCGCAAACTGCAGGAAGTGCTGGTTCTGGATCAGACCACCCTATCGCGAAACCTGAAACCACTGCTAAGAGACGCGTATCTGGAAGCGCACCCGGGCCAGGATCGGCGGGAAAAATATCTGCGACTGAGCAAAGAGGGTAAACGACTCTTCCTGCAGTCTGAAAAAGACTGGCAGCGCACCCAGGACAACTTGAAAGCGCTGCTTGGAGAAAAATTGACAGAAAGATTACTGTCGGTCGGACAAGCCGTGGTTGATCTGAAGGACTCGGCAACCTGAACAAAACCACCCCTTTTTAACCGTGACGCAATGTCAAAATTCCACAACCACCCCGAAAAACATGCATATGCATCTGCAGAAGAGCAGCTTGAATCAAGGAGAGATGATGAAAAGTGCACCACCCACAAGTAAATTACCATCGACACAATCTGGTAGCGAAGCGCAAGTTCCTATCCAGATATTTTCGCACCCAATGGTGCACAATCCGATAAAGCTGCAGCTGGTAATGCGCTACATGGCGAAAGAGTCCCCAGCAATCGCAGAACAGCTTGCACAAATCCAGATCAATACCGTAGCGCTGGAACAGATGGCGCAGCGACAACCGGATTTCTTAGCGATAAATCCAAATGGGCTGCTCCCGGCATTAGTGCATGGGGAGCAGAAACTTTGGGAATCCAATGCCATCGCCCAGTATCTGGCCAACATCTTTGGTTCTCGCCTGTGGCCCGGTACCCCATGGCAGCAGGCCAGCACCTTGCGCTGGCTCCAATGGGAGGCTAGTCGCTGGAGTGCCGTTGCGGGCCCCATTGTGTTCTACCAGGTGTACCTCCCCTTCTGGGGTAACCCGGGAAACCGGGACAGAGCTGAAGAGGCAGTCAAAAAACTTGCTCCATTAGCCGCGGTGCTGGACCAGCAACTTCAACTTTCCCCCTGCATTGACGGCGACAATTACACGCTGGCAGACCTCTGTATAGCGGCTCCGATGATGCATTTCGAGACCGCCGAAATAGACCTGACCCCCTATCCCGATCTAAACGATTGGTACCAGCACATTAGTGAACAAACCTGGTGGCAGGAAGTGAAAACAGAGGTTCTGGCATTCATGCAATCTGCAGCCACCGTTTGACGGCGTACACGAACAAATACATGTATATACATACCTAAACTCAAGGAAGGAGTGTCAAATGACGCATCCAAACAGTGCGGTTACCGCCTATTTCCGGTTCGTCCGCCGCTACCCAAAAACCCTGGTGCTAATTAGCCTTGTAGCGCTAATTGCCCTTTGCTCGTCTCTGCCACAACTGACCAAAGACACCCGCGGCGATGCATTTATGGACCCCGGCAATCCCGCGTTGATCTATCGAGACAAGGTGAAGCAGCAGTTTGGTCTTTCCGATCCTTATGTCATCGCCGTGATCACCGAGCAGGATCACGGCGTTTACGCACCCCCAGTCCTCGAACTGGTGGAGTGGCTTTCGGACAAAAGCCGGGAGCTGGAAAATATTGACCCCGACCGTGTTGTGAGCCTCGCTACCGAGAACAATATTCAGGGCAGTAC
This is a stretch of genomic DNA from Microbulbifer bruguierae. It encodes these proteins:
- a CDS encoding glutathione S-transferase family protein, giving the protein MHLQKSSLNQGEMMKSAPPTSKLPSTQSGSEAQVPIQIFSHPMVHNPIKLQLVMRYMAKESPAIAEQLAQIQINTVALEQMAQRQPDFLAINPNGLLPALVHGEQKLWESNAIAQYLANIFGSRLWPGTPWQQASTLRWLQWEASRWSAVAGPIVFYQVYLPFWGNPGNRDRAEEAVKKLAPLAAVLDQQLQLSPCIDGDNYTLADLCIAAPMMHFETAEIDLTPYPDLNDWYQHISEQTWWQEVKTEVLAFMQSAATV
- a CDS encoding MarR family winged helix-turn-helix transcriptional regulator, which codes for MTKPVVEPCLALSLRKANRVLTQIYDQDMAANGIKITQFAILRAVYYLGETTNRKLQEVLVLDQTTLSRNLKPLLRDAYLEAHPGQDRREKYLRLSKEGKRLFLQSEKDWQRTQDNLKALLGEKLTERLLSVGQAVVDLKDSAT